One window of Chryseobacterium sp. JJR-5R genomic DNA carries:
- a CDS encoding sugar transferase, translating into MYKNFFKRLIDFFVALIGFLLLSPFFILATAGLFLANHGKPFFFQKRPGKNGKIFSILKFKTMNDKRDADGNLLSDAQRLTPVGAFVRKTSLDELPQLINVLKGDMSLIGPRPLLPEYLSLYNEFQSRRHEVRPGITGWAQVNGRNSISWQKKFEYDVWYVDHLSLSLDLKIFFLTIKKVFIREGIYQEGQATMKPFNGNN; encoded by the coding sequence ATGTATAAAAACTTCTTTAAAAGGCTTATCGATTTTTTTGTTGCATTAATAGGTTTCTTACTCTTAAGCCCTTTTTTTATCTTAGCAACAGCCGGACTTTTCCTTGCCAATCACGGAAAACCCTTTTTCTTCCAGAAGAGGCCCGGCAAAAACGGAAAAATTTTCAGTATCTTAAAGTTCAAGACAATGAATGATAAGAGAGATGCTGACGGAAACCTTTTGTCCGATGCACAACGGCTTACGCCGGTAGGGGCTTTTGTAAGAAAAACCTCGCTGGATGAACTTCCGCAGCTGATTAACGTGCTGAAAGGAGATATGTCACTTATCGGGCCGCGCCCCTTATTGCCGGAATATTTATCTTTGTACAATGAATTTCAGTCGAGGCGCCATGAAGTAAGGCCCGGAATTACAGGCTGGGCACAGGTTAACGGCAGAAATTCAATTTCATGGCAGAAAAAATTTGAATATGATGTCTGGTATGTTGACCATCTTTCTTTATCACTGGACCTGAAGATTTTTTTTCTGACCATTAAAAAAGTATTTATAAGAGAAGGTATTTATCAGGAAGGGCAGGCCACCATGAAACCTTTTAACGGAAATAATTAA
- a CDS encoding septal ring lytic transglycosylase RlpA family protein gives MMKRFILVIIMMISAFGIYSFKINATDAKKTSYASYYHNKFNGRKTASGEIFSNSKFTAANRTLPFGTNIKVTNLNNGKEVIVKINDRGPYHSSRALDMSKAAFDEIGNTGSGTIPVEYEIIN, from the coding sequence ATGATGAAAAGATTCATTCTTGTAATCATAATGATGATTTCAGCCTTCGGTATTTACTCTTTCAAGATTAATGCCACAGATGCAAAAAAAACAAGTTATGCATCGTACTACCACAATAAATTTAACGGTAGGAAAACAGCCAGCGGAGAAATTTTCAGCAATTCAAAGTTTACCGCAGCAAACAGGACGCTTCCATTCGGAACAAATATTAAGGTAACCAACCTGAACAATGGTAAAGAGGTAATTGTGAAGATAAATGACAGAGGACCTTACCATTCATCAAGAGCTTTGGATATGTCTAAGGCGGCATTCGATGAAATCGGGAATACCGGTAGCGGTACCATTCCGGTGGAATATGAAATTATCAATTAA
- a CDS encoding bifunctional response regulator/alkaline phosphatase family protein has protein sequence MSEKILWIDDEIDLLKPHIVFLEKKGYHVTPVNNVNEALELMDSEKFALTLIDENMPGISGLEAIPMIKDKDSSLKIVMVTKSEEEHIMEEAIGSQIADYILKPVNPNQILLSLKKNLQEDNLVEQKTILQYQQEFRNLSMELSYLRTYQEWAEYYKKIVNWEIKFDKVADNEFADLLQSQKEEANIQFAKFIENNYEDWLHDSDKPMMSHTLFKEKIKSEVEKEKVLLLMVDNLRYDQWKMIEPLFTKYYNKISEDYYYSILPTATQYARNSFFAGLMPSEIEKRFPNKWFNDNEEGNKNEYERDFLEDQMKRIGLGSKSMKYLKVLNADFERKIYDDFNQHKNNDLLVIVYNFIDILSHAKTDNHIVDQLIRDDKTFRSLTLNWFENSSLIKIIKLAAESGFKLVITTDHGTVYVKKPSKVVGDRETSTNIRYKTGKSLTYDSSDVWAITNPEKLFLPKGNLSSKYIFAKNSTFLAYPKNYNHFVNYYKETYQHGGISLEECIIPISILEPK, from the coding sequence ATGTCGGAAAAGATATTATGGATAGATGATGAAATAGATTTACTCAAACCTCATATCGTATTCTTAGAAAAAAAGGGCTATCACGTAACTCCTGTGAACAACGTGAACGAAGCACTGGAACTCATGGATTCTGAAAAATTCGCCTTAACGCTGATTGATGAAAACATGCCCGGAATTTCAGGCCTTGAAGCCATCCCGATGATCAAGGATAAAGACAGTTCCCTGAAAATCGTCATGGTGACAAAAAGTGAAGAGGAGCATATTATGGAAGAAGCCATCGGATCCCAGATTGCCGATTACATCCTGAAACCGGTAAATCCGAACCAGATTCTTTTATCATTAAAGAAAAACCTTCAGGAAGATAACCTGGTAGAACAGAAAACAATCCTGCAGTACCAGCAGGAATTCCGGAACCTTTCCATGGAGCTGTCTTATCTGAGGACGTACCAGGAATGGGCTGAATATTATAAAAAGATCGTTAACTGGGAAATTAAATTCGACAAGGTAGCGGACAATGAATTTGCAGACCTGCTGCAGTCGCAGAAAGAGGAAGCGAATATCCAGTTTGCCAAGTTTATCGAGAACAATTATGAAGACTGGCTCCATGATTCTGATAAGCCGATGATGAGCCACACGCTTTTTAAGGAAAAAATCAAGTCTGAGGTAGAAAAAGAAAAAGTCCTGCTTTTAATGGTGGACAATCTCCGTTATGACCAATGGAAAATGATTGAACCACTGTTCACGAAATATTACAACAAGATTTCGGAAGACTATTATTACAGTATTCTTCCTACGGCTACCCAGTATGCAAGAAATTCCTTTTTTGCCGGATTGATGCCGTCTGAGATTGAAAAACGTTTTCCCAATAAGTGGTTTAATGACAACGAGGAAGGAAACAAGAACGAATATGAACGTGATTTCCTTGAAGACCAGATGAAGAGAATCGGCCTGGGATCCAAATCCATGAAGTACCTTAAAGTGCTGAATGCGGATTTTGAAAGGAAGATTTACGATGATTTCAACCAGCATAAGAACAACGACCTGTTGGTAATTGTTTACAATTTTATTGATATCCTTTCCCACGCGAAAACGGATAACCATATCGTAGACCAGCTGATCCGTGATGACAAGACGTTCAGGTCACTGACCCTGAACTGGTTTGAAAATTCATCACTGATCAAAATCATTAAACTTGCTGCTGAAAGCGGCTTCAAGCTGGTGATTACCACAGATCACGGAACGGTGTATGTGAAGAAACCGAGCAAAGTTGTGGGAGACCGTGAAACATCAACCAATATCCGTTATAAAACGGGTAAGAGCCTTACCTATGATTCCAGCGATGTCTGGGCGATCACCAATCCTGAAAAGCTGTTCTTGCCGAAAGGCAATTTAAGCTCAAAGTATATTTTTGCAAAGAACAGTACATTCCTGGCTTATCCGAAGAATTACAATCACTTTGTGAATTATTATAAAGAAACGTATCAGCACGGGGGAATTTCACTGGAGGAGTGTATTATCCCGATCAGCATCCTGGAACCTAAATAG
- a CDS encoding HD domain-containing protein yields MQNKLKIINDPVHGFIRIPHEILFDIIEHPYFQRLRRIGQTGLLNLIFPGAMHTRFHHALGAMHLMFTALETLKQKGIKISEDEEKGAMLAILMHDIGHGPFSHALECMLMDDWHHENLSLLLMNRLNDEFNGELSCAIEMFQGKYHRKFFNQLISSQLDVDRLDYLKRDSFFTGVSEGSINTQRIISMMNVCEEGELVIDAKGVYSIENFLTARMFMYWQVYYHKTSALAEFLLVKILERAKYLVSQGMNLPATENLTYFLYRGKSAATDEDVERFTKLDDNDIIQAMKGWQNADDVILSYWCRCVIRRKLPKTIISSHPFDPEFVAAKIAYANDLLGIGNGNELVHEIERKLLPYDTQKQPIYLLQKNGEKIRLEESEDRLLSGLMVNKTTRYILTFPREE; encoded by the coding sequence ATGCAGAATAAGCTAAAAATCATCAATGATCCGGTTCACGGTTTTATCAGGATTCCCCATGAAATTTTATTTGACATTATTGAGCATCCTTATTTCCAGAGGCTGAGGAGGATAGGGCAGACCGGATTGCTGAACCTGATTTTTCCCGGTGCCATGCATACTAGGTTCCACCACGCGCTGGGCGCTATGCATTTGATGTTTACCGCTTTGGAAACCCTGAAGCAGAAGGGGATAAAGATTTCCGAAGATGAAGAAAAAGGGGCGATGCTGGCCATTTTGATGCACGACATCGGCCATGGACCGTTTTCCCATGCACTGGAATGCATGCTGATGGATGACTGGCACCATGAAAACCTCTCACTTTTACTGATGAACCGCTTAAATGATGAGTTTAACGGCGAATTATCCTGTGCTATTGAAATGTTCCAGGGGAAATACCACCGGAAATTCTTTAACCAGCTGATCTCTTCCCAGCTTGATGTTGACCGGCTGGATTATCTGAAGCGCGACAGTTTTTTTACAGGTGTATCAGAGGGAAGCATCAATACCCAGCGGATTATTTCCATGATGAACGTCTGTGAAGAAGGAGAACTGGTGATCGATGCAAAAGGGGTATATTCCATTGAAAATTTCCTTACCGCCAGAATGTTCATGTATTGGCAGGTCTATTATCATAAAACATCGGCTCTTGCGGAGTTTCTTCTGGTCAAAATTTTAGAAAGAGCAAAATACCTCGTTTCTCAGGGAATGAACCTGCCGGCAACCGAAAACCTCACTTATTTTTTATACAGAGGAAAAAGTGCGGCCACGGACGAAGATGTTGAAAGATTTACGAAGCTTGATGACAATGATATTATCCAGGCCATGAAAGGCTGGCAGAATGCAGATGACGTCATCCTTTCTTACTGGTGCAGGTGTGTTATCCGGAGAAAACTTCCGAAGACCATTATTTCATCCCATCCTTTTGATCCTGAATTTGTTGCGGCAAAAATAGCGTATGCAAATGATCTCCTGGGAATCGGTAACGGAAACGAACTGGTACACGAGATTGAAAGAAAGCTCCTCCCGTACGACACCCAGAAACAGCCAATCTACCTGTTGCAGAAAAACGGTGAAAAGATCAGGCTTGAAGAATCCGAGGACCGGCTCCTGTCCGGCTTGATGGTCAACAAGACAACAAGATACATCCTTACTTTCCCAAGAGAAGAATAA
- the lpxD gene encoding UDP-3-O-(3-hydroxymyristoyl)glucosamine N-acyltransferase has translation MEFTASQIASFIDGKIIGDGNALITGVSPIESGETGHLSFIAQDRFIQYLDSSRCSVIIVSENLLTKDHYNPTVIAVKDAYLSFQVLMNLYQEMQGKKEGVEAGSSIHETAVIGDKVYIGAFTYVSEKAKIGEGSQIYPQVYIGKGVKIGKNCKIDSGARIYDYCIIGDHCVIHANTVIGGDGFGFQPTPEGFKKIPQLGNVIIEDHVEIGSNCSIDRATIGSTVIGEGTKIDNLIQIAHNVKIGKNNVIAAQAGIAGSTTIGDWNQIGGQVGIVGHIKIGNQVKIQAQSGVNSSVNDKDTLYGSPAISYNDYLRNYVHFRNFTEIVNRINNLENNSKDKTNE, from the coding sequence ATGGAATTTACAGCTTCGCAAATTGCAAGTTTTATTGACGGAAAAATAATAGGTGACGGAAATGCGCTTATTACAGGAGTTTCACCTATTGAAAGCGGGGAAACAGGACATCTTTCTTTTATAGCCCAGGACCGGTTTATACAGTATCTGGACAGCTCAAGATGTTCCGTTATCATTGTTTCAGAGAACCTTTTAACCAAAGACCATTACAATCCCACGGTAATTGCGGTAAAAGACGCCTATCTTTCTTTTCAGGTCCTGATGAATCTCTATCAGGAAATGCAGGGCAAAAAAGAAGGTGTTGAAGCCGGCTCTTCTATACACGAGACTGCGGTCATCGGTGATAAGGTATACATCGGGGCATTTACCTATGTTTCGGAAAAAGCAAAAATAGGCGAAGGTTCCCAGATTTATCCGCAGGTATACATCGGCAAAGGGGTAAAGATCGGTAAAAACTGCAAAATCGACAGCGGTGCGAGAATTTATGATTATTGTATCATTGGCGATCACTGCGTTATTCATGCCAATACCGTTATCGGCGGAGACGGGTTCGGTTTCCAGCCTACTCCGGAAGGATTCAAAAAGATTCCTCAGCTGGGCAACGTAATTATTGAGGACCATGTTGAAATCGGTTCCAACTGCAGTATAGACAGGGCAACCATAGGCTCTACCGTTATCGGCGAAGGAACCAAAATTGATAACCTGATCCAGATTGCACACAATGTAAAAATCGGTAAAAACAATGTTATTGCGGCCCAGGCCGGCATTGCGGGATCAACCACCATCGGCGACTGGAACCAGATCGGCGGCCAGGTGGGGATTGTAGGCCATATCAAAATCGGGAACCAGGTGAAAATCCAGGCCCAGAGCGGCGTGAATTCCAGCGTTAATGATAAGGATACACTGTATGGTTCACCGGCAATCAGTTATAACGACTATCTTCGAAACTACGTCCATTTCAGAAATTTCACTGAAATTGTTAACAGAATAAATAATCTTGAGAATAACTCAAAAGATAAAACTAATGAGTGA
- a CDS encoding aminotransferase class I/II-fold pyridoxal phosphate-dependent enzyme, whose protein sequence is MNSKIWLSSPHMGGNEQKYINEAFAENWVAPLGPNVDGFEEDLEKFLGEDVKVAALSAGTAALHLALIQCGVGPGDEVICQSMTFSASANPIAYCGATPVFVDSEPETWNMCPAGLRQAVGERIKKGKKPKAIIVVHLYGMPAKMDGIMSIAREFDIEVIEDAAEALGSAYKGQMCGTFGRFGILSFNGNKIITTSGGGAMVCQTSEDRTQTVFLSTQARDQAPHYQHSQIGFNYRMSNIVAGIGRGQMEVLNSRVEARRDMHTLYADLFRDIDGVTVFSEPSEDFYSNHWLSAIVVNPQVTGKTREALRMAFLEDNIESRPLWKPMHMQPVFENAPFYGGGTSEKLFNDGLCLPSGSNLREDEKERISNVIKTFFGK, encoded by the coding sequence ATGAACTCAAAAATCTGGCTCTCTTCCCCGCATATGGGAGGTAACGAGCAAAAATATATCAATGAGGCTTTTGCTGAAAACTGGGTGGCACCTTTGGGGCCTAATGTAGACGGATTTGAAGAAGATCTGGAAAAATTCCTGGGAGAAGATGTCAAGGTAGCCGCCTTATCAGCCGGAACCGCAGCGCTTCACCTCGCCTTGATCCAGTGTGGAGTAGGACCGGGTGACGAGGTAATCTGCCAGTCTATGACTTTTTCAGCATCCGCCAACCCGATCGCCTATTGCGGGGCAACCCCCGTGTTTGTAGACAGCGAGCCGGAAACATGGAATATGTGTCCTGCAGGGTTAAGGCAGGCTGTTGGAGAACGGATCAAAAAAGGGAAAAAGCCTAAGGCAATTATTGTAGTTCATTTATATGGGATGCCTGCAAAAATGGACGGAATTATGTCTATTGCCAGAGAATTTGATATCGAAGTGATTGAAGACGCAGCAGAAGCACTGGGATCAGCTTACAAAGGCCAGATGTGCGGGACTTTCGGAAGGTTTGGGATTCTGAGCTTCAACGGTAATAAAATTATTACCACTTCAGGCGGCGGCGCGATGGTATGCCAGACTTCCGAAGATAGAACCCAGACGGTTTTCCTTTCTACACAGGCGAGAGACCAGGCACCGCATTACCAGCATTCCCAGATTGGCTTCAATTACAGGATGAGTAATATCGTTGCGGGAATCGGGAGAGGGCAGATGGAAGTTTTAAACAGCCGGGTGGAAGCAAGGAGGGACATGCATACGCTGTACGCAGACCTTTTCAGAGATATTGATGGGGTAACTGTATTTTCAGAGCCTTCAGAAGATTTTTATTCCAATCACTGGCTTTCTGCAATTGTAGTTAATCCCCAGGTTACCGGAAAAACAAGGGAAGCGCTGAGAATGGCCTTTCTTGAAGATAACATAGAATCGAGACCATTGTGGAAGCCGATGCACATGCAGCCGGTTTTTGAAAATGCACCGTTCTATGGCGGAGGAACTTCCGAAAAATTATTTAATGACGGCTTATGTCTTCCTTCCGGATCCAATCTCAGAGAAGATGAAAAAGAAAGGATTTCAAATGTAATTAAAACATTTTTTGGAAAATAA
- the rimO gene encoding 30S ribosomal protein S12 methylthiotransferase RimO — translation MRTKSVGKKKINVVTLGCSKNVYDSEVLMSQLKANGKEVVHEDRGDIVVINTCGFIDNAKEESINTILDYVEAKNRGEVEKVFVTGCLSERYKPDLIREIPDVDQYFGTRDLPILLKHLGADYKHELVGERMTTTPKHYAYLKISEGCDRPCSFCAIPLMRGGHISTPIEKLVLEAQKLAKKGTKELILIAQDLTYYGLDIYKRRALGDLLKELVKIDGIEWIRLHYAFPSGFPEDVLDIIREEPKVCNYIDIPLQHINSELLKSMKRGTTHEKTNALLSKFREKVPDMAVRTTLIVGYPGETEEIFQELKDWVKEQKFDRLGCFTYSHEENTGAYVLEDDIPQEIKESRVEEIMEIQSQISWEKNQEKIGNIYRCIFDRKEGNYFIGRTEYDSPDVDNTVLVSAEDTYISIGEFAQVKITSAEEFDLYGELV, via the coding sequence ATGCGAACAAAATCGGTAGGTAAGAAGAAAATCAATGTAGTAACTCTTGGATGCTCCAAGAATGTCTATGATTCCGAAGTCCTCATGAGCCAGCTTAAAGCCAACGGTAAAGAAGTTGTTCATGAAGACCGGGGGGATATTGTGGTGATCAATACCTGCGGATTTATTGATAATGCAAAAGAAGAATCCATCAACACGATCCTGGATTATGTAGAAGCAAAAAACAGGGGCGAAGTGGAAAAGGTATTCGTAACAGGATGTCTTTCAGAACGGTATAAGCCTGATCTGATCAGGGAGATCCCGGATGTGGACCAGTATTTCGGAACCCGCGACCTGCCGATTCTATTAAAGCATTTAGGCGCAGACTACAAGCATGAGCTGGTAGGCGAAAGGATGACCACAACGCCTAAACATTATGCATACCTTAAAATTTCTGAAGGCTGCGACCGGCCATGTTCATTCTGTGCCATTCCGCTGATGAGAGGAGGACACATTTCCACGCCTATTGAAAAGCTGGTGCTTGAAGCTCAGAAATTAGCTAAAAAAGGGACCAAAGAATTGATTTTAATTGCCCAGGACCTTACTTATTACGGTCTTGATATCTATAAAAGGCGCGCATTGGGGGATCTTTTGAAAGAACTGGTTAAGATTGACGGGATTGAATGGATCCGTCTTCACTATGCTTTCCCGAGCGGCTTCCCGGAAGATGTCCTGGATATTATCCGTGAAGAACCTAAAGTCTGTAATTACATAGATATTCCGCTTCAGCATATCAATTCAGAGCTGCTTAAATCCATGAAGAGAGGGACTACCCATGAAAAAACAAACGCCCTGCTCAGCAAGTTCAGGGAGAAAGTTCCTGATATGGCGGTACGGACTACGCTGATTGTAGGCTATCCCGGAGAAACCGAAGAGATTTTCCAGGAACTGAAAGACTGGGTGAAGGAACAGAAATTTGACAGGCTCGGATGCTTTACCTATTCTCATGAAGAAAATACCGGGGCCTATGTGCTGGAAGATGATATTCCACAGGAAATCAAAGAATCAAGGGTAGAAGAGATCATGGAAATCCAGTCGCAGATTTCATGGGAAAAGAATCAGGAAAAAATAGGAAATATCTACAGGTGTATATTCGACAGGAAAGAGGGGAATTACTTCATCGGAAGAACGGAATACGATTCTCCGGATGTGGATAATACCGTTTTGGTCTCTGCTGAAGATACCTACATTTCAATCGGAGAATTTGCCCAGGTAAAAATTACTTCCGCAGAAGAGTTTGATCTGTACGGAGAATTGGTGTAG
- the rfbC gene encoding dTDP-4-dehydrorhamnose 3,5-epimerase, which translates to MKIKETPLKDCYIIEPTIFEDDRGYFFEKFNEKKFEELTGMNGHFVQDNVSRSSYGVLRGLHLQKGEHAQAKLVSCLEGRVWDVAVDLREDSPTFGKWFGVELTAENKVQLYIPRGFGHGFSVLSEAAVFAYKCDNFYNKESEGSVKYNDKDLGIDWKIANDEAVLSEKDENAPGFKDRNF; encoded by the coding sequence ATGAAAATAAAAGAAACCCCTTTAAAAGACTGTTACATCATCGAACCAACGATTTTCGAGGATGACAGAGGTTATTTTTTTGAAAAATTCAATGAAAAAAAGTTTGAGGAATTAACGGGAATGAACGGTCATTTTGTTCAGGACAATGTTTCCAGATCTTCTTACGGCGTTCTTCGCGGCCTTCACCTGCAGAAAGGGGAGCATGCCCAGGCAAAACTGGTTTCCTGTCTGGAAGGAAGGGTATGGGACGTTGCCGTAGACTTAAGGGAAGACTCCCCGACGTTCGGAAAATGGTTCGGCGTGGAGCTTACCGCAGAAAATAAAGTCCAACTGTATATTCCGAGAGGTTTCGGGCATGGCTTTTCCGTGCTGAGCGAAGCTGCCGTATTTGCCTATAAATGTGATAATTTTTATAACAAAGAATCGGAAGGAAGCGTTAAATATAACGACAAAGATCTCGGTATCGATTGGAAAATAGCAAATGATGAGGCCGTATTGTCTGAAAAAGATGAAAATGCCCCGGGCTTTAAAGACAGGAATTTTTAA
- a CDS encoding acetyltransferase translates to MKKIAIIGAGGFGREVKMLIDQINEVTPGYEIIGFYDDKEHAEIINGIPYLGQVENVNEINDPVCLAVAIGDPFTKKKVIGKITNQNIEYPNLIHPSVIIGKDNVSFGKGNIICAGVIITVDIEIEDFVILNLSCTLGHDTKIKSFSSFMPTVNISGEVMINESVYVGTGAKIINLLEIGENTVVGAGAVVAKSLPANCTAVGIPAKPIKFHE, encoded by the coding sequence ATGAAAAAAATAGCAATTATTGGAGCCGGAGGCTTTGGGCGGGAAGTAAAAATGCTGATCGACCAGATAAATGAAGTAACCCCGGGTTACGAGATCATAGGCTTCTATGATGACAAAGAGCACGCAGAAATAATTAACGGAATACCTTATTTGGGGCAGGTAGAAAATGTCAATGAAATAAATGATCCTGTATGTCTGGCTGTTGCAATCGGAGATCCTTTTACCAAGAAGAAAGTTATCGGTAAAATAACCAATCAAAATATTGAATACCCAAATCTTATCCATCCTTCCGTAATCATAGGAAAAGATAATGTATCTTTCGGGAAAGGAAATATCATCTGTGCCGGAGTGATCATAACGGTGGATATTGAAATTGAAGACTTTGTGATCCTGAATTTATCCTGTACATTGGGGCATGATACCAAAATTAAAAGCTTCAGTTCATTCATGCCTACCGTGAATATTTCCGGTGAGGTGATGATCAATGAAAGCGTATATGTCGGGACAGGTGCTAAAATTATCAATCTGCTGGAAATAGGAGAAAATACCGTTGTGGGGGCTGGAGCCGTAGTGGCAAAAAGTCTTCCGGCAAACTGTACAGCTGTGGGAATTCCGGCAAAACCTATAAAATTTCACGAATAA
- a CDS encoding exodeoxyribonuclease III: MRLITYNVNGIRAAFTKDFLGWLKTSDPDIICIQESKAGNDQIDIESLEKLGYHSYWHSAVKKGYSGVGIASKVKPDHVEFGCGIESYDNEGRIIRADFDGFSVISVYVPSASNIERLEFKMQFCRDFSDYIKNLKKEIPNLIISGDFNICHEAIDIHNPVGLKNTSGFLPMEREWMTSFINECELIDSFRFFNNEPDHYTWWSYRQNARANNKGWRLDYNFASYSLKDKLTRAVILKEAAHSDHCPALVEFSL; the protein is encoded by the coding sequence ATGAGACTCATCACATACAATGTAAACGGAATCCGCGCAGCTTTTACCAAGGATTTTTTAGGATGGCTGAAAACTTCTGACCCTGATATCATCTGTATCCAGGAGAGCAAAGCCGGCAATGACCAGATTGATATCGAAAGCCTGGAAAAGCTGGGCTATCACAGCTATTGGCATTCGGCGGTAAAAAAAGGATACAGCGGGGTGGGTATCGCTTCAAAAGTAAAGCCTGACCATGTAGAATTCGGATGCGGGATTGAAAGCTATGATAATGAAGGCCGGATTATCCGTGCAGATTTTGACGGGTTTTCTGTAATCTCGGTATATGTCCCTTCTGCATCCAATATAGAAAGACTGGAATTCAAGATGCAGTTCTGCCGTGATTTCTCAGATTACATCAAAAATTTAAAAAAGGAAATCCCTAATCTTATAATTTCGGGGGATTTCAATATCTGCCATGAGGCAATTGACATTCATAATCCGGTGGGTTTAAAAAACACGTCCGGCTTTCTGCCGATGGAACGGGAATGGATGACCAGTTTCATCAACGAATGCGAGCTGATCGACAGTTTCAGGTTCTTTAATAATGAGCCTGACCATTATACCTGGTGGAGTTACCGGCAGAATGCCAGAGCGAACAATAAGGGCTGGAGACTGGATTACAATTTTGCTTCCTACAGTTTAAAAGACAAGCTGACCAGGGCCGTTATTCTTAAAGAAGCTGCCCATTCAGACCACTGCCCGGCTTTGGTTGAATTTAGCTTATAA
- a CDS encoding sugar transferase, which translates to MNHYRYWKVVLDGILSGVLIVLFLPLMILLFIIVSIDTRSNGIFCQRRVGQFGKTFTIYKFKTLREPEKESSATGLMLRKLKLDELPQLFNIIKGEMSFVGPRPDIEGYYDRLAGADRKVLNLKPGITSEASIKYSSEEALLKAQKNPVQYNDEIIFPDKVQMSMQYLENMSFSTDIKILIKTVFKIFIH; encoded by the coding sequence ATGAATCATTACAGGTATTGGAAGGTAGTTTTAGACGGTATTCTGTCAGGAGTACTGATTGTCCTTTTTTTACCGTTAATGATTTTATTATTCATCATTGTGAGCATTGATACAAGGTCTAACGGTATTTTCTGCCAGAGAAGAGTGGGGCAGTTCGGAAAGACCTTTACCATTTATAAGTTTAAAACCCTCAGAGAACCGGAAAAAGAAAGTTCAGCAACCGGCTTGATGCTCAGGAAGCTGAAGCTTGATGAACTGCCGCAGTTGTTTAATATTATAAAGGGGGAAATGAGCTTTGTAGGCCCGCGCCCGGATATCGAAGGCTATTATGACAGGTTAGCCGGGGCAGATCGGAAGGTTTTAAATTTAAAGCCCGGGATCACGTCTGAAGCCAGTATCAAATACAGCAGTGAAGAAGCTTTATTAAAAGCACAGAAAAATCCGGTACAGTACAATGACGAGATTATTTTTCCGGATAAAGTACAGATGAGTATGCAGTATCTGGAAAATATGTCGTTTTCTACAGACATAAAAATTTTAATAAAAACTGTCTTTAAAATTTTTATACATTAA